Within the Hevea brasiliensis isolate MT/VB/25A 57/8 chromosome 2, ASM3005281v1, whole genome shotgun sequence genome, the region tcagaaaatcgaactcaatttttaaaattcgaaaaatctcaaataattttttaaaatttaaataaaattaaaatatcaatgatactcataaaataataaaatttaaaatttttgggtgtTACAGTAATAACCGTCTCTAATTAACTAACTAAAAACTTAATTCCTCTCTAACTGATAGCTAAGAGCCAACGGCTCAACCTTTTACTCAAACAACACTTATTAAAAGGAAAGAGAAATAGCTCTTTTAGCATCGCACTCTCTTTTAGCTGGTTAGCTGGAGGGAGTTAGCGCTATAAGATAAGTCACTAACACTTGAATTTTCGGGTTCTCTCACCGTCTAAACCACCTACTGAAAACTTGATCTCCCTACAATTCAAATGCTCACACCCAAACATAAAGGAAGCTGTGACTTGTCCTCAACCATGCAAATAGAAGATCAAACTAATTGATATTGTTTTCAGGTTGCACTTGCAAAAAAGAACATAGAAACACAACAGAGAATAGAACAGCTCTAAAGAGTTACTCGAATATACAGCGCCAACTGCATTAATTAACTAGATTAAAATTATATACAACCCAACTCGGTGGGAGAGAAATACACCAACCAGGCGTGGATAGAGGGGTCGTCGGGCAGAGGAGGTTGACAGGGTGGCAGCACAGAGAACCTATGGCTCTAGAACAAAAAAACCAAGAAGGATAAGAgtttttagagagagagagagagagagaaaagtctTCCAGGGAGATACattttctaataatttattttttatgggtaaatttatattatataataaaaataaaactaaaaatatccaACTGAAAAGTGAAAACTCAAGCTTTCGCCACCGGATCTTCTGTGGGGCGCCCGTATTGCCGTTTGACTGCCAAATGTTTATTTTGCAAATACGACGGCGTTTTAGCCCGAAATGGCAGTTGATGACAGCATGGGCTGTTGTCTGTTAATTTCGGCCGAAGAGAGCTCTCGAACACGCGCACGAATCAGTCCTTTTCCTCTCATCTGACAAATTCCCTTTTCCCGGATTGATTTCTATGATATCGAATTTTCAATGAGGATCGATAAATTAATTTAACGGATCATGATGGTTGCATTTAATTGGAAGCTTTTAGTTGTAGGGTTTGTTATCACCCTACATGCAAAGACACGATGTGGCGGAGAATCGTTGACGTGTTTGACGGTGTACAAAGAAGGTGGTGCTCCGGCAGTGTTCCAATCCACCAAATGCCCTCGCTGGAATTTCCCAAATTACGATTCTCGATCACGCACAACCACCACTGCAACCGGCAGCACCCGTTGCCAATCGGCCTTGCTTCAGGGTCGAAGGAAGTCTCAGGAGGACCGCATCCTCTGTGCTCTTGACGTTCGCATTCCTTTCCCtggtctctctctctatctctctctctctctctctgtctctcaaaCACACACGCGCGCGCACAATCACAAGCGCACACACACATGCACACATTTAAAGAGATTGGTGTGTGTATGTAAATGGGTATGTACCTGTCTATGGTTTGTGtatatgtgaattgaattgaatcgaGTTGTGattctaaaataaataaataaaataaaacctttTGGAGCAGGTAAAACTGGGCTTAAGGAGGTTACAGTTGGAATCGTGGCTGTTTTTGATGGTCACAATGGTGCTGAGGCTAGTGAGATGGCCTCGAAGTTTTTGTTGGAGTATTTTGCTTTGCATACCTATTTTCTTTTGGATGCTACATATTCTTTTGCGTTCAAGAAATCTGCAGGAAGATTACCTAGTAAGGGAGAAAAGGATGCTGTTTTTCAGGTGTTAAATTGGGATGAAGAACTTGGTCGGCATGAGCTGAACTTTGATAGGTGCTTTAAACAtcgctttttttttatatatatattttttgtagtGTTTGGTTCAAATCAACTACAAAACTAGAAGTTTCAAATGAATTCTAGCTAGAAATGAATTCCTCTATTTGACATGATACATCATGAAATGTAGAATTTAATAAATTCCATATGATTAATGTTTGGTATAATTTCATAATTGAAATTCACTTGTCAGCACTACTAAATTAccctcaataataaaataaaaaaaaattataatttcctcctctataaaaaaaatctatatttatAACAATTAGCATACTATGTGTGTTCGTGGGGAATAAATGGGCATTTTAGTCCAAAAAATTTTGTTATCTTAAATTTGTAGAATTTTTTTCAACTTTCATCAAATTTGATGAGAATTGGTTTTAGATATAACCAATTCCATGGACTTTAATTTCTGGAATTcaatcctaaaatttttacaaaccAAACACATGATATATGGAGTTCATTTGAATTCCACAAAATTTTGTGGAATTCATTTGAACCAAACTTCCCCTTATAGTCAATGACTAAATATGAATATGGAAATTTAGTTGAAGCAATATTCGTTGAATATGaggttttttcttttccttttcccctTCTTTTAGTTGATCTTTTTAAGAGCTAATCCAACCCTTTAACATGGTAGCAATTGATGTTAGTTATTCTGCCTTATTGTTCTTGTcaataatgaataaatattgctctcTTTCCCATGCCAATTTGGTCATGACTATAATCatgtgaaaagaaagaaaaaaaaaaaaatttccataaCTGTTGGTTTGTCTCTTAGCTGCTAACATTAAATTGGAGATATGTTCAATACTACTCTTTTTCTTGTCGGCAAAAACATAGAAAAGGCATGACTTGTGAAGAACACTCATAACTCACACAATCTTCTGTAATCTGGACTAGTATTTATGACATGTAGGTTTAGTTTGATTCTGTTATTGCATAAGTGATAAGTTTGTGTGTATATCACGAATCTTGtatatctcatttttttttttaaaatgcaaTCTACATTGCTTTTGCAGGTCTACATTTTCATTGCCAGAAAATTTTGATGATTCTtttcatttggaaattttgaagGAAGCATTATTGAGGGCTATCCGTGATATTGATGCCACATTTTCTAAAGCAAGTTCGATTAATCTGTATTTACTTGTACTTTAGTTTTTATATGCATAgcaatctttttttttctttttttatcttaTGTTGATAATTGGTATTCATTCATTGCGTCATGAAGGAAGCATCTAGAAGAAATCTTGATTCGGGTTCTACAGCCACCATTGTACTGATAGCAGATGGTCAAATTTTAGTTGCCAATATTGGAGATTCAAAGGCTCTTTTGTGCTCTGAAAAATTTCAGTCTTCTGCAAAGGCAAAAGGTTAGAAACATCTTGGCCCGCTATAAACTGTTCAGGTTACACATTTTTTAATCATGGAATGATTATATTCGTGGTCAATGTTCAGTGTTCTGCAACTTCTTTTAATGGTGTAATATTCTTGCATGTCTGAAAATGGAGTACAATAACATAGTTGTTGTTGAAGGAGAATATCTTACAGGTTATTTGTTTTGTGGTATTTGAATTTACAGCCAATTTATTAAGGTTGTACAGAGAGCGGAGACGTGATGGAGCTGTTTTTCCTACAAGGTATCATGACAACATTAAATTGATTGCATCCAATGGACTGACATATTTTATTGTCGAGGAATTGACTAGAGACCATCATCCAGATAGAGATGATGAAAAGTTTCGAGTGGAAACTGCTGGCGGATATGTTCATGAGTGGGGTGGAGTCCCTCGAGTAAATGGTCAGTTGGCTGTTTCCCGAGCTATCGGCGATGTGTATTTTAAGAGGTGAGGTTCATAACCACTAAAGAATGGATGGTTTGGGATAATATTCACTTATAATTAGATCCCATTGTGAGTTCCATATTAAAGCATGCTAActtgcagtttttttttttttagtttttttttaatcatctaaCAGTCTTATCTGGATTGCTGTTTTCTTATAATGTAATATATATTTGTTTTTCTCATTCAATGTTTGTCAATTATCTTCAGTTATGGTGTTATATCTGCACCTGAAGTGACAGATTGGCAACCTCTTACCACAAATGATACATATCTGGTGGTTGCATCTGATGGCATGTTTGAAAAGTTGAGTGTACAGGATGTTTGTGATCTACTCTGGGAAGTACATACTCATGGAACTGAGAGATCAGATCTTTCTTCTTCATGTTCACATTCATTAGCTGAATGTTTAGTAAACACTGCTTTTGAAAAGGGCAGTGTGGACAACGTGGCAACTGTTGTTGTTCCATTAGGAGCTATTGCAATTCCTCAAAACCTGCCAAGGGAAAGGTGTGTTGGAGATGGAGACATAGATTGCTCATTTATAGGGCTAAAGAAGTTCATGCATGAGCAATCAGGTAAATTTTTCTGATTCTCGCTTTCTAAAGATGTTGTGTTTGACTCATAATGGGATTAGAATCTTGTTTATTGGAGTGTTATTGTTACATATATGAATTGGGACTTAATGATTTATTTCCTTACCATTGCACATATAAAATTATTGTCAAAGGTGGGGTGGCCAAGTGCCAGTTCTGGGCTTGAATTGACAGTTTCCGGTCCCCCAGGTTCCCTGGTTCCAGTCCTGGTCCTGTTTTAATAAAATCCAatggttgaatttttttttccttgaaaAGAAAAGAATCCGATTTGGTATGGAATCGAACCAGCCAGTTTCAGTCTTGTCCAACGCCGGTTTTGGTCAATCAAGTTTTTCGACTTCTTCCAGTTCCAAATTGGCCCATGGCCTGGTCTAGTTAAAGGCATGTTGAGGAGTTCATGAGCATAAATAAAGATGGCCTCAACATCCCCATTTAGGTTTTCTAGTAGAGTGGATGGGAGAAGGGTGGCATTAACTTAGGAATTTTGTTGGGAAGTAATGTTGGGTTGTTCACATTCTAAGATTTTATGGTTGCAAAAATCTCCAATAGGTTAGATGGGCATGAGGGTCCTTTCCTCTTTGTTGGTGGCATATCACTCTCCTCCAAGCtctcatatttttcatttttgtttagAATTTCTGTGGATCTTGCTACTAAATTTGACAAGTTGATGAGAGATGTAATTTGATCTGTTGTTGCAGGTCACAGGAAGGATTAATTTATTAGTTGGAAGTTTGTTTGAAAACCAAAGTCTTATGATGGTCTTGGACTATTTAATTTGGTATCTAAGAATATTGCTAGTGGGAAATAGTTATGCTAATTTTCCTTGGAGTTGGATTCCTTTGCTATAAGTTGGTTTGGACTAAACATAAAGGATGACCAGCCAAGGCAAAAACCAATTTCATTCTTGTGAACACTTGGAAGATCATTTGAGAGgaacatttattattattttctctgTAATTATTGCTTCAATTATCATGATTGTTGCCTCATTTTTTCATTACATTTATCTGAAAGAGAGTCTTAATTAAGGATTTCTTTCCTAGATGGACAGGATCTGCAATCTGATCCTGCATATAATGCTTGTCCTTTGCAAACAACTTAAAAGTCTAATCAACTTATCCCTGCTGATATAAATTTTTCTGACCATCATTTGTTCTTGAATGACAACTTGGCTGTGTATGACGCATCTGCCAATTGCATCTTGTTTTATGATGTTCATACCTTTTATGTCATAGACAATCTGGGTGTTCATAGTGATTCTGAGTGTTGTGCTATTGCTGCATAGAGATGGTGAACATGTAAGGTAAATGACAGAAGTGTGAACCGTGCATGTCATGTTGAGAATGTAAGATGATAAACAAATTATCAAGCATGTTATATTGAACTTCTTAGTCGTCACTTGTCAGTAGCATGTCAAAAAATTCTTCTTTCTCCTCTTTTTTTGCCCTCGACACTGGATGTTTACAACCTGTTAAATATGCTTAAAATCCAACCATTATCTTTCCCAAAGTGCTCATTTTATTTTATCACTCTCTGACAGCTAATGATGCCACTTCTGACCTACTACAATTGACACATGGACATCCACTTATTGCAAAGTTTGACAGGTTATTGGTAAGGCATTAAAATCTTATATTGTTAATCTTTGCTTATTTGATGTTCATTGCTTTTTCAATTAGGCTCCTTTAGGTAATGTAGTTTCATACAAGCGAATAAAATGCTCTGCCTGCGAGAAAGTGATAGTGGCATTTTTAACATGTTacgaaatataaatatatgactaGGTCAGATAAAGGTTTTACTTCTTGATAATGATCCTGGAGAAAGAAAAGGTTCTGATACAGATTCCCTGTAAACAACAAACTGTAAGGTGGTTTTAGGTCGTCAGCTGTGATCTTGATGTAGTGGGTTTTGATGTTAGTTCTTTTCTTCCTTTAGGTTGAAGGAAAGCGTGGGAATTTTGGATGTTATTTTTTGTCAGAGAACTTAAATAATATGGATACACTGCGAGCTCAAAATAATGACAAAGAAAATTATGTCTATGGCCTACCTCAGGCTCTACCAGAGGCCTTCAGTAACCAGTATGGTAAGTGAAGTTGCTCCTCAGTACTTTTTTACTTTCTGGAGGGGATGGGAAGTAGGGGTTGTTATCAGGTGCTAAATGGTGGCATACTCTTCTGACCTGTTCCACTttaataggatttatggcatcttaAAATCATCATGAAACCTTTGTAACAAATGTGATTATTTTTGTTATAAATCCTTTTAGAGCAGACTTTGTTGATCAAGTATGTACTGGAGGGTTTGAATGTAGATGGACATAATTTTTGGCACATGCCAATGTATTTCcctttaattttttgaattttttttaggtGGACCTCTGAATTTGTATAATGACCTGAATTTGTGCTTAAATTTTGGGATGACTGTTGGAGTTAAAGATCAATGCACTAATCCTGAAGACTTTGCTAGTTTCCTTGGTTTGCTCGAGTCTATTCCTTTCCATGACACTGGTTCAAAATTTGGATCAACTGAGTATGCAGCGCCTGACTTAAGGTTGATGTCTTTTCTTTCATTAACTATTTTCCCCCTTCCTGTTGTAATTTTTAGCTTATGGAACATTTCGATATTGAAACTTCCCTGGTATTCAACATGGGGAAGAGAAGGAGAGTTATTTGTACTTATTTCGAACCATATGGAATGATCCTGCTTGGGTAATGCAGAATAGGAAGATTATATTCCTGATACAGTTTAGGAATTATATTCCATGTAAAATtaggaaatttaagagttttattctttaggaattttatttttattaggtctattatttaggaattttattattttctagtttattttggtttaatTTAGTATCCCTAATTATGATTgaattagggttctaaaattctAATGTGATTGGGATTCCTAATTTTATAAATAAGATGACATTTATTTGAGATTAATATGATTTCtgagaattagttctctttcTCAAGGATTGGTCCTTGATCTTTGTTTGTTCTACATCATTGGGTTTGGAGCAAAACAAGATATGCTGGAGTGAAAGCCTTGTTATGTCCCAAATTTAGAAATTGGAGATAGAAGTTGGAAGTTGGCAGTGGATTGGAGTAGTCATGCCTTGTTTAGCATGCTATGCATGTTTCTCTGCTGGTGTGCCCTGTTTACCGAGCTGCCCAATGTTTGTGGTTAAATAATCTCTTTAtcaatgcttgtaatcattgtttTTGTTTACTTATTGCTAACTCACATTCAACTTGATTATGTGACTTGTTTCCTCTTAAAACTAACCACCAAGACACTTTTGCTTTCTGGTTGTTAGATATGTACTAAAGAAAAGGTTTGGTCAAGGATCATATGGTGAAGTATGGTTGGCTTTTTATTGGAACTGTCATCAAGATAGGAATGCTTCAAGATGGACTGGAAAAAATGAAAATATCTCATTTACTAGTTGTTCTGATGCAAATAGAAGAAGTTCGTCTCGTAGTACTACTCAAGACTGCAATGCTAGTTCTCTGGATGATGACTTGTTCATTTTGAAACGTATAATGGTAATTTTGAAGTATTGAGTTTTTTTCTTTTGCTTAGATCTCATTTTGCCTTTCTTTCAATTGTACAAGGCTTCTCTCCTTAATGCAGTACTCTTTCATGGTAATCTTACTTTGTTAATTGTTATGAAATCTTATTACTTGTTCTGCTTGGGTTATTAGTGTGTAATTTCTAtataaaattaatcaaaaattggACTTTGAGATGATGTAAAAATTTGTAGAACTATTGTTTATTCCTTATATTCAATCATGAATAACCTGCTACATGCCGTAGCATTTTCTGACCTTGTTCTAGTGATGACTTAAAGTTGGTAGCTCTCTTGAAAATTTTTGCTTTATCTCTTTTGTCCTTCGACAATAATGGAAAAAATCTTTGAAAATGTTATCAAGATATTTTTGTCTGTCTCTATTTGAAACATTTAACTGTTACTTTGTAAAGGTTTCTTCAATATATATCTGGTTTCTTTACTGGCTTTCAGGAAAAATAGTAGGTTCATCTACATGACGCTAATGAACAAGAAAGAAATATGTTATACATCTCTTAAGTTATTTCCACACAACGAATTCCATCTCAATGTTTGCTTTCACAGCTTGTGCTTTGATGCTCCTAAAGCAGGAGGCACTAAAAGGGTGTCTAGTTGATCTGTTTGATAAGTTTTCCAAATTAACCAGTTTCTTACTATTTCTCCCTCCTAATTTAACTTTAGAAGCATTTAGTGGTTTGAGAGGACTTAATTTATTTGATAACTTGATTATTTCTTGCTGTTGTCGTGGATAATCTTGAATATGGAAATTGTTGTATCTTAGTTTTTGACATTTGTCATGTTTGAGCTATAATTTCTGAAggtgaaattttttaaaatagagtTGATTGCTGTAAATAGGTGGAGAGAGGAGCTGCTGTTTACTTAAGTGGTCTACGGGAGAAATATTTTGGTGAAGTGTTCCTAAATGCCTCCAGGTGTCTTGGAGGTTTACTATCAGATGGAATCACAGCCCCTTTATTGGAAGAATTGGAATCAGATTTTGATGACCTATTAGAATCAAATGAATTATTCAATGGATCAAGGAACAGTTGGAATTTTGAAAATATGTTTCCCAACAAATTTAGACTGCAGAGAGCTGCTTTTGAAGAGGGTTTGAACCATATAGCAAGATTTGTAGAATCTTTTGAATCACAATCTAATGAAATCTGGCTTGTATTTCATCATGAAGGT harbors:
- the LOC110645615 gene encoding uncharacterized protein LOC110645615 isoform X1, which produces MMVAFNWKLLVVGFVITLHAKTRCGGESLTCLTVYKEGGAPAVFQSTKCPRWNFPNYDSRSRTTTTATGSTRCQSALLQGRRKSQEDRILCALDVRIPFPGKTGLKEVTVGIVAVFDGHNGAEASEMASKFLLEYFALHTYFLLDATYSFAFKKSAGRLPSKGEKDAVFQVLNWDEELGRHELNFDRSTFSLPENFDDSFHLEILKEALLRAIRDIDATFSKATSRRNLDSGSTATIVLIADGQILVANIGDSKALLCSEKFQSSAKAKANLLRLYRERRRDGAVFPTRYHDNIKLIASNGLTYFIVEELTRDHHPDRDDEKFRVETAGGYVHEWGGVPRVNGQLAVSRAIGDVYFKSYGVISAPEVTDWQPLTTNDTYLVVASDGMFEKLSVQDVCDLLWEVHTHGTERSDLSSSCSHSLAECLVNTAFEKGSVDNVATVVVPLGAIAIPQNLPRERCVGDGDIDCSFIGLKKFMHEQSANDATSDLLQLTHGHPLIAKFDRLLVEGKRGNFGCYFLSENLNNMDTLRAQNNDKENYVYGLPQALPEAFSNQYGGPLNLYNDLNLCLNFGMTVGVKDQCTNPEDFASFLGLLESIPFHDTGSKFGSTEYAAPDLRYVLKKRFGQGSYGEVWLAFYWNCHQDRNASRWTGKNENISFTSCSDANRRSSSRSTTQDCNASSLDDDLFILKRIMVERGAAVYLSGLREKYFGEVFLNASRCLGGLLSDGITAPLLEELESDFDDLLESNELFNGSRNSWNFENMFPNKFRLQRAAFEEGLNHIARFVESFESQSNEIWLVFHHEGVSLSKLIYTVEEIENNADEEKVEEVKRVQVLHPSKWWHWLKTTEAGKEEMRNLIWQLLMAVKACHDRNITHRDIKPENMVICFEDQETGRCLKGAPSRDKNYTTKMRIIDFGSAMDEFTLKHLYGSTGPSRAEQTHEYAPPEAFLNANWYQGPSCLNLKYDMWSVGVVILELILGSPNIFQVSTLTRALLEPHIGGWNEDLKELAYKLRSLMELCILISGSSSKQHPMMGQGGATSPASWKCSEEFFAQQIKSRDPLKLGFPNVWALRLVRQLLLWNREDRLSVDDALQHPYFQPPPKR
- the LOC110645615 gene encoding uncharacterized protein LOC110645615 isoform X2, whose product is MMVAFNWKLLVVGFVITLHAKTRCGGESLTCLTVYKEGGAPAVFQSTKCPRWNFPNYDSRSRTTTTATGSTRCQSALLQGRRKSQEDRILCALDVRIPFPGKTGLKEVTVGIVAVFDGHNGAEASEMASKFLLEYFALHTYFLLDATYSFAFKKSAGRLPSKGEKDAVFQVLNWDEELGRHELNFDRSTFSLPENFDDSFHLEILKEALLRAIRDIDATFSKATSRRNLDSGSTATIVLIADGQILVANIGDSKALLCSEKFQSSAKAKANLLRLYRERRRDGAVFPTRYHDNIKLIASNGLTYFIVEELTRDHHPDRDDEKFRVETAGGYVHEWGGVPRVNGQLAVSRAIGDVYFKSYGVISAPEVTDWQPLTTNDTYLVVASDGMFEKLSVQDVCDLLWEVHTHGTERSDLSSSCSHSLAECLVNTAFEKGSVDNVATVVVPLGAIAIPQNLPRERCVGDGDIDCSFIGLKKFMHEQSANDATSDLLQLTHGHPLIAKFDRLLVEGKRGNFGCYFLSENLNNMDTLRAQNNDKENYVYGLPQALPEAFSNQYGGPLNLYNDLNLCLNFGMTVGVKDQCTNPEDFASFLGLLESIPFHDTGSKFGSTEYAAPDLRYVLKKRFGQGSYGEVWLAFYWNCHQDRNASRWTGKNENISFTSCSDANRRSSSRSTTQDCNASSLDDDLFILKRIMVERGAAVYLSGLREKYFGEVFLNASRCLGGLLSDGITAPLLEELESDFDDLLESNELFNGSRNSWNFENMFPNKFRLQRAAFEEGLNHIARFVESFESQSNEIWLVFHHEGVSLSKLIYTVEEIENNADEEKVEEVKRVQVLHPSKWWHWLKTTEAGKEEMRNLIWQLLMAVKACHDRNITHRDIKPENMVICFEDQETGRCLKGAPSRDKNYTTKMRIIDFGSAMDEFTLKHLYGSTGPSRAEQTHEYAPPEAFLNANWYQGPSCLNLKYVILPLKGMICGVLVL
- the LOC110645615 gene encoding uncharacterized protein LOC110645615 isoform X3: MELFFLQDRDDEKFRVETAGGYVHEWGGVPRVNGQLAVSRAIGDVYFKSYGVISAPEVTDWQPLTTNDTYLVVASDGMFEKLSVQDVCDLLWEVHTHGTERSDLSSSCSHSLAECLVNTAFEKGSVDNVATVVVPLGAIAIPQNLPRERCVGDGDIDCSFIGLKKFMHEQSANDATSDLLQLTHGHPLIAKFDRLLVEGKRGNFGCYFLSENLNNMDTLRAQNNDKENYVYGLPQALPEAFSNQYGGPLNLYNDLNLCLNFGMTVGVKDQCTNPEDFASFLGLLESIPFHDTGSKFGSTEYAAPDLRYVLKKRFGQGSYGEVWLAFYWNCHQDRNASRWTGKNENISFTSCSDANRRSSSRSTTQDCNASSLDDDLFILKRIMVERGAAVYLSGLREKYFGEVFLNASRCLGGLLSDGITAPLLEELESDFDDLLESNELFNGSRNSWNFENMFPNKFRLQRAAFEEGLNHIARFVESFESQSNEIWLVFHHEGVSLSKLIYTVEEIENNADEEKVEEVKRVQVLHPSKWWHWLKTTEAGKEEMRNLIWQLLMAVKACHDRNITHRDIKPENMVICFEDQETGRCLKGAPSRDKNYTTKMRIIDFGSAMDEFTLKHLYGSTGPSRAEQTHEYAPPEAFLNANWYQGPSCLNLKYDMWSVGVVILELILGSPNIFQVSTLTRALLEPHIGGWNEDLKELAYKLRSLMELCILISGSSSKQHPMMGQGGATSPASWKCSEEFFAQQIKSRDPLKLGFPNVWALRLVRQLLLWNREDRLSVDDALQHPYFQPPPKR